A region of the Drosophila gunungcola strain Sukarami unplaced genomic scaffold, Dgunungcola_SK_2 000069F, whole genome shotgun sequence genome:
tttatgtatttatgtatttatgtatttatgtatttatgtatttatgtatttgtaatgcgtcttttattgttttaagttgTTTTGGTAGATGAAAAACTGCCTGTCAGAGCTTGCAAGTTTGGTACGAATACTAACAATATTGTTGGTTCGTTGCGAGGAAACAAATCTGAAAGGGtcaaacaaatattcaaactgcattttgcaaatatttcgGTATGTAGGGTAGGTATCCCtataattttagaaattaaaagtctgtgttttaaaaattgtggTAACAATCCATATGTTCATTCCACGAAAGCGtcttattgaaataaattcctAAATTGCTAGGCCTTTTCAAATATTCTAAATTAGTCTCCTTATCATAATatcggtaaaaaaaattgtttgtatgTTGTTCTTGTAAATAACAggcaatttgattttgaagGGTTTAGGCCAGACCATTGTTCTTAGCCCAATCGCTAACACAACACATACTACAAACATTTATACATTCATTGATTTGAGTTAAAGGACGACTGACATACAATATACAAAACGCTGGACAGATCATTTACATATAAGGTGAACAGTAACGGCCCTAATACAGATCCCTGTGGTACACCCCGAGTAGCCATTCGAATCTCTGACCTATTTTCCAACACATGTATGTACTACATGCattagaaagacaacttttgggaaagattcatgcagatagcttaaaaactgagagactaacAAGCAAACGGGCAGACGGTCGACTCATGGTTGAGGTTttgaagttattttttattgtaactcgttttttgagttttgaaataataagaCTGTAGtttcaaccaaaaaaaatttctgaCGTCGAACAAAAACTTCTTGACAAGGTAAGAATAAAATGATGTAAACACCTTCAACTCCTTCTTAGTTCTAACAGCTGTCTGGGAAGAAGAAACATATTTGGTAGTTTAGTCAACAAAATCGCAAATGCCTTGCTAAAGTCtaataatgttaaaaatgttaccCTACTATTATCCATTTCACGCCGAATATCCTCTATTATCTTGACGACCGCGGTAGTGCAGCTTCTTTTTTGGCGGAATCCAGATTGGGTcttctttaataaattattattgaccaagtaactatttatttgtatGGCCAATAGCTTCTCTAAAATCAATGACTGGTAAAAAAGTATTGAAATGGTATTATGCAATTTTCCAGGAGTTGGGAAAAGGAGTCGTGGTTATcgctattaaaaaaattttttggaataagtattttttatgaattttggatCCTATCATCCAGACCATTGGCaatcgattttatttttcactttgcatCTAAAACATCGCATtgacttacaaaaaaaattcaaaacaattaacaTTACCTACTAAAGACTCAGTGGTCAgatatgaaataaaacaacattCAGGTACTCTAGTTTGCAGAAATTTTGTATTACGGTAGAAATTTGTCAATATCATCTacaacaaaaaaggaagcaaacttctgATAACTGATCCAAAACTCTTACTGCCAAAAATGGTGCGCTAGACGTGCCGTATGTTACCGTGGACTGTTCATAGTGTTTGATAGGCGAACATTCATCATCTCTCCATACAATTCGCTGGTAGCTACAATGCTTGGCAGCCACCAAGATTTGTCTATACATTTTGACGATATCTGCAGAGAAGACGAACTTAAACATTCTAAATCCAATACAAATTGAGAATAAGTTTCGCAGGATACTGGGACCAATGTGTAGCGCGTCATTCAAGGAATTTCCGTTAGTATCCTTAAATGATCCGTCAAAAACTACCCTTAACTTTTGGGTAATTACTGGATGATGTGGCAAGTAGAAATTTGGTTTCTTGTCAATGTCTTCTGGCGATAGTTCTCGCATGTGACCTAAGTTGAGATACTCATGCATAAACTTTACATACTGTGAGCGCAAATTGGGATCTTGCATTAGACGGCGCTCTACTCCATTGAATCTTGCGAGTGCTCCCTAAAGAGTATCCGAAAACTGCTTATTGGGGTCTTTAAACGGAAGTTCGACGATGTAACGCCCCTTGGGGTCCCTTGTGTGTGTCTTCAAAAAGTGCTGTTCAACTTCATCGTTCTCTGGTTTGCGATGAAGCTATTGGTTGCCATCCTCCAGCTCCCAAAAGCGTCGAAGTGATGCATTAATGTCAATAGCCGTGTGCATAGTTGTTGTAGATGAAGAGCCTGTAGTCACGAACGAAGTAATGACCCTTCCAAATATGGTCGAAATGGCGATGATCTTCCCCTGGCTGTCGAACAGCTTTTTACCAGTGAACACGGTCCAAACACAATCGCTGCCCAAGAGAATATCTACTGGCGCCAACGATTGGTAGTCAGAATCTGCAAGGTCCAAGCCATCGAACGCCTTAAGTGCTGAGGCGTTGATATTGTGTCTTGCCAACGTGGAGGTAATTTTGCTGGGTACGTGGGCACCTACCTTCATTGTGTGTTCTGATATTCTTGACTGAATATCCAGTGCGCTGCAGCCTCTAGTTGTCTCAGCCTTGATCGAAGAAGTTCCCGACACCAAAATTCTTGATGGCAAGCGCGCCAGGCCGAGCGCCTGCACGCATCGCTCGGAGATGTATGAGAGTTCCGAACCACTGTCCAAAAGCACCCGACAGGAAGTGTGTGATCCTTTGGCGTTGCGAACGAGTACTAGAGCTGTGGGCAATGCGCTTTTCCGTAACCCTTGTGGCTGTGTAGTAGTAGCTGATCCGTTGTACGAAGATTCAGCGAATGGAGTGTCTTGTACACGAGCAATGTTGCTGAATGTCACCGTTGTATCCTCTGGAGCGCCGAGGTCGCACTGCTCCTCATCCGTTGAATGTGTCCTGGTTACAGCGGCGTGTGCAGTAGAATCTTCTACGTGTAGTAGAGAGTGGTGACGATTGTGACAAGTTCTGCATGTGAATTTGGATTCACACTTGCGTGACACATGCCCGAACTTCAAGCAATTAAAGCACAAGGATTTAGCTTTAACAAAAGTGCGTCTCTGCTCGACTGATAAGTCCATAAACTTTGGGCAAATAAAGATCTTGTGCTCCTTGGAGTTACACTTAACACAAGCACCTTCCTCCGTTGATACCAAGGCGTGTGATGATCGcttggctttgttttgctgTGAGCCAACTTGGAAGACTTTGTCAGGCTCACTTTTGCTGAGCTCAAATTCCTCGCAGCGGCGGTCTAAAAACTTGAGTAGATCGTCCACAGTCGGCGATTCCATTTTACGGCTGCCCTCAAACCACTTGCGTCGAGTTTCAGCGTCAATCTTGGCCAGAATGAAATGAATTACCCAGCAGTCCCTGTTTGTTTGCCCTGCTGCATCCAAGCCTCGTACAATCTCTGTAGCTCCGTCTGTTACTTTGCGCAGTATTGATACATCTGCTCTGGATGTCGAAGGTAAGTTTACAAAAGTATCCAGCAGAGTGTTTACAATATGACGTGGTTTGTTATAGCGCTCAATCAAGCAATTCCAAGCAGACTCGTAAGCTGCATCCGTAATTGGCATATGACGTATCAAGTCAGCTGCTTCTCCCGTAATGTATGTCTTTAAGTAGTGAAACTTTTGTATCGCTGTCAAATGCTGCTTGCTGTGAATCGTGCTCTCGAAGATGTTCTTGAATGCTGGCCACTCCTTGTAGTCACCAGTAAAAGACtttatgtgtatttttgttgCTCAGCCAAACGTTCATTAAgctcctgttgttgttgtagaaAACGAACCAGATTTTCGTTTCCCAACCCTGATGAAATAGATGAGGCTTCATCAAGGTTGCCAGACTGTCTTCCGTTGTTGCTTTCCCCCTCGCTCTCCCTTGCTTGTTCGCAAGCCCGTTTTAGTGAGTGAAATAAGGTGATTGCTTGCAAGACATACCCCTCTTTCTCGTCGAAAAGGGCCAATTCCTTCCAAACGGTATTGAGCCTATCCAATGACACTGTTATTTCGTCCAGTTCCCAGGGTGATCCCGCACGTGGATCTTGTGACGCCGTTAGCAAACGCGTGATGCTTGCCTTCGCATGGCTTCTTTCTGCCTTCAGTAGTTTTAATTGATCCATGTTAATCAATTACTGTATTTGGCGAAAAGGACCAAAGATTTGGAGATGAATTAACAGTTTGAATTAACGAGTTTGAGTGgactgtattatttttatttttaaccagACTGTTTCTGCGTGTCCGACATGTTTGGCTGTAGTCTTATCACTAAGAAATCTCAAGAGTGTGACGCAGcatacaaatatatgaattcaGAATAACGGCTGCAAAGCGTTCATCAACAggagctatgatgatttgcagctcaattatttaatagttcctatggcaatTATATGTTATCGTTtcccgattttaataaaattaaaaggccGTTACTGCCTTGGTGATAGTGGATTTGATAAGCTGAGCTTGCTCATCAAACCGGCTATTCATGGCCGCAATTAGCATTGGTAAGGCAATGTCTTGGTTAACGCCCCCGCTTAAAAGCAGGGGTTTTCTGTAAAACCCATCTCTCTGGCAAAACCTTTCTTCCAAGTGTGTGTGtcggttttaaaaaaattgttttgtgatTCGTGATTTTCCTTTCCACTAACTTCTTGACGCTTGAATGTTCTCACTATAGAGTATTTGAGTGATATTTGTCAAGCGGTTTTggtgttattttgtttgtttgtcaaTGCGTTCAAAGCTGTTATacaatattttacttttagcgttttattttaagctttcaGTTTAGTTTCAAcagatttatatttgtaaatgcataaactgtgtttttaaataaaattggtttttcgGAGAGCGAAAGGAAAACTCGACTTGTATACTTGTTAGAGATGGGCctatttcagtcagaagtttgaaCTCTGTGAACGAGCCATTTCcaatcagcatcactaggagagtcaatctagccatgtccatgAGTCCTTCTATCCGTCCGTTTTTTACGCAGACTAGTCTCTCAGCTTAAAAGCTATCTGCTTGAAACTTTCCACAAAAGTTGTCTACCTATTGCTGGTAGTATATAGTcagatcgagccggatcggacaactatattataatatttagcCCCCATAAGAAcagtaagaaaaataaatgaaaagaagaatttaagaattatttgttttaatttttataaaatcggaaaatgatatcatatagctgccataggtacaatcgaataatttagctgaaaatcatcataatgtttttaagcctattcgcatataaatcgaaatttttgtgttttacagAATATTGTAGCTTGCTCGCTACATAAACGTGCGGCTTCCTCAGGGAAGTTGTGGGCTCCACCAGATTGTTATTGGTTGACTTCGCTGCTCTTCCGCTACAGCTACGGCTGGTCCTCATCGctgtcctctgcggcgtcccTCCTCGTCGTTGACTGCTTGCTGGTGTCGGAATCGTGACGGCTCAACCGAGACTCTGGAGGTCGTGTGAACCTCACTATCAGGACTGGGAAATTGTTCGCCTAGCAAATAGAACTAGGTACTGCCCCTTTGCCCAGCAATCTTTATCGCATGGCTCCCTAAGATCGGTctggattgtgtcggcaaggtatACGCCTAGCAGGAAGAACTAAGTTTTAACCATGACCTAGtgcccgttggatctcagcgttgtagCCTCAACCTTGTAGTCTAAACGTCACTTTGCTCGGATCCAAGGTCCGTTGCTTACAGTTTGTCCTGGCTGCCCTATACTCCTCTGGCAATCCCGTCTCCTTCGctgttttaagactcctctcTGTATATAATCTTCGGTTTTCCGAAGcttgctttttttcttgttgttttttttattgaaatcaatctatatttttgtcaaaaaattctttaaaaattgtcgTTTGTCCCAATATACGAAAAACTTTCTCTAACTCGAGTTATTTGATAATAtgttgaataaaattaatcataaattaatctgatttttataaaataagcaATTTACAATGACTATAATAGTTCGAAAGAAAAGAATTTGCAAAATAAGAATTATAGTAGCTGTTggggtaaaaaaaacaatgatttGTTATATCTAGAAATCTTAATTGCATATTCAAACTAATGCGCCCATTAACTGTAAGCTAGCATACATTGTGCTCTCCCCTCTGTTAACAGGATATTGCCAAAACTGAACAGACCAATGAGAGTAAAATGagaatgataataattttcttaaaccAATTGACTTTTTACAAGCCCTAGCATGCACAAATATAAAACCAATACTTTTTGATagatttatcaaaaatttaaagatcgGACTATTATTTGctaattttcaataataattattttatatagaaTGTCTACATACGCACACTTTCCGGTCGTCCGATTGCCGACGTCACAAAATTCAGTATGGAAGATAGGCAGTGGGCAAGCTGCCCATTAGCTGAAAGGTGCTGACCAAGCGGCATGTGCAAGAATCAGGCGATTGCTTGCAGCCAATAGGACGATACCGCGACCACAACGACGCAAATGCTGTACCAGCCATCTGGATATAAGTCTTAGCTTGACAGCAGGGTGACTCTTCAATTAGCAAGGTTCTTTAAGAATATTCTTGTTCAGGATCAATAGACGAGTCTACCTAGCTATGTTCATTTGTCTGCCTGTCCATcaatgaaatcattttagaATTTGCCTAAATGTATATTGttggatttttgaaaattcgaTTTGCTGTTCGAgtcttataaaaataaaatcgaaaaactccTCCGAGATTAAACCTTGACTTTCTGGTGCAGTTGGACTCcctaatttaataaatgacaatcaatatttattatataacaccatatttataatatttttatggttGTTGAATAGTGTGTAACAGGTGGAAGGAAGCGTCCGTATGAACGTCAATATCTCGAAAACTATAACAGCTCAAGTTTTAGGATTTGATATGAAGATTCTAGTAATTCTTAAGCAGAGAAGCTTAATTCAGAGCTTGGCCACGCCCATAAATCGTGAAAGTCTGTCATGTCATTCTGAGCCATGTTAAACCTTAGTTATTGGGCTGCgtgtgtgtttcggtcatatctaCCGGTATacagaaattttcaaaatcgagctttgattttagaagttattgaGTTATTTTGTCTGCCGTCGCCTGCCGCTGCTCGGCAGCTGCACGGCCGCTGCTCTTCTGGCAAAACACTATCCTATGCTCATTAGATAGATCCTGGTGAACGCTGAGTAAGCGAAAGAAATCTTAGCGTAGGGTGGAGAGAGCTGCACGTTCTTAGCGTCTAGTGTTGACAATGCATGTTTGTGGGGGAATGTTTAGTAAGAAGTTTGTTTGCAGAGTCACCGGTATATAATAATCGGGGAACTTGACTATAGCGTTCATTCTTCttttaaagtgtaaataacgcttttaatctgttttcatacaaatttttttcagatttgaTTAACGTATTTCATTATCCGTAGCTGTTTAAGATCTTCAAGATAAAGCGATCAATTTATTTcggtttttatacccttgcagagggtgttataattttagtcagaagtttgcaacgcagtgaagaagacatatccgaccctataaagtattcttgacccgtctgtccgtctgtctgttctgtctgtctgtctgtctgtctgtctgtctgtctgtctgtccgtccgtccgtatgaccgtccgtctgttcgtccgtttctacgcaaactagtctctcagttttaaaccTATTTGCATGAAACCTtcccaaatttttatttctactgCAGTTAGTAAGTACATaaatcggaacgagccggatcggacgactatagcatatagctcccataggaaaaataaataaaaaaaaaattacaactttgctgttttttaatttttgtttagttcttcgacatatagtaatggtataatatttcagaattacgttttaaatttcattgaaatcggacgactgtagctcggaaaaaaaaataaaaaaaatcttaatttgctgttttttaattttttttttagttcctcgacatatagtaatgagtaaatatttcagaattacggtttaaatttcatcaatatcggacgactatatcataaaatctgttttgtaattttttttttaaattcattttgtcttattaataattttaatttttttaaaatcggaaacgaaatcatatagctgccatagaactatcgaataattaagctgcaaatcatcatatcttgaatgtttttaaacatatacgcaagtaaatgataattttaatgttttcaagaatatttactctttgcaatatctgcaagtgtatataaacttcagcttgccgaagtttgcttcctttatttataaattttttttaacaactaaTTTATCTTGTCGGAACTTCAGTTTTATcaacttttttaaactttgtcGAGCCTAATCATATATCCTTAAGCCTTGTATAGAAATGTTAAAGAACGTTCTAGTAAAATAGGCTTTCGGTGGCCTAAATAAGTTAGACAGAAGtcaagataaaaaataaaaaaatgtgaatttgTATGTCTGCTTCTTTaacttatttgaaaatattcttctttgttttttctttttacatttaactaataacctgattccattgccacATTAGTGAACTTTTTAAAagagcctgattccattggcgcatgaGCATTTAGccaatgctactccgacatgtggcacgaacagctgatctgggtttgtttacttttgaattgtcgcaaaccaaaacaaaatgaactAAAAATCATTGATATGAAAAAGTTTACGAAAATCTTTAATGCTCTGCAGGACACCCATAATGCTATCGAGGCATTTGCTAACTTGGACGAAAAGGAAGGGCAGCTGATAGATTTGTTTGACGGTTTTTAcgcaaaatagattttatattaaaaaagaaagtgGCACTAAAAAATATCGAATAATATGgtatttttggtatttttaatgtttgagCTAATTTATTGCGATAGCAGagcaaaaattacataaaatacTTATGGACCGTTTTAGATCAGgtatttaagaatatatatcgTAAATAGTGTTTTGTTTATGTGTATTTTATAGGTTAGCCACAAAAATGTACGCTTTAAATAATACCTTATTAGTTTTGGTTGCGTCTTCTTGCCCCTcttcgaaaaaattgaatttggctTCTGCTTTGAATGCAGTTGGATGCTGGGAAAATATAAGGGATGTCAAGGGAAAACTTAATTCAAATGAGCCATAGACCACACAGCATCGCGAATTCTGGAATTACAACATGATGTCGTAGATTACTTCCTAGAATAATAAAGTGAAAGCTGATTTTTAGTTATGGATTATAAAAGCAAATTTTCCCAAACTGTGATACTGACAGTTTATCTGATAGTTCATTGTGTGTTACGACTATCGTTCCTATAGTGTTGATAAATGAGAATCAACAAATCATTTGGCTTTATAAGGCTCCTCAACCGGTACGGTTTTTTAGTccttttaagatttaattcaACAAGAAAATACATCCTCTTATATTAACTGAAAAATATCAGTTAAATTCTGAGCTTCGACTGCTTCAAACATATTTCtacaaatataatacaaaagaGATTTATGTGGATTATGCTGACAAATGACGTTACTTGATGGGAAAGTCTTAAACATAATCTTAAGGTGCAATTCTTGTCAGTGCTGTTCAATCTGTGGAGGGAAAACGTGGCAATTGCTTTATGTTAGAGACTTCAACACGCAGGTTTTCAAAGCAAAAACTCGTTCTCTTCAGATTGGAattgtgtttgttttaaaacattttgacaTAAAAAAGAAGACTATAGTACTATACTAATAACAATATCTTGCGAATTTCAAGTCGACTCTCAAGTGCACAGCATTTTGTGAAGGTGTGCATAAAGGGTATCAGGTAAATATCCATGGTATCTCATGTCGCCTACTGTACACAAATTGTAAGTTCATGTGCATCAAATAATG
Encoded here:
- the LOC128264392 gene encoding uncharacterized protein LOC128264392 gives rise to the protein MDQLKLLKAERSHAKASITRLLTASQDPRAGSPWELDEITVSLDRLNTVWKELALFDEKEGADVSILRKVTDGATEIVRGLDAAGQTNRDCWVIHFILAKIDAETRRKWFEGSRKMESPTVDDLLKFLDRRCEEFELSKSEPDKVFQVGSQQNKAKRSSHALVSTEEGACVKCNSKEHKIFICPKFMDLSVEQRRTFVKAKSLCFNCLKFGHVSRKCESKFTCRTCHNRHHSLLHVEDSTAHAAVTRTHSTDEEQCDLGAPEDTTVTFSNIARVQDTPFAESSYNGSATTTQPQGLRKSALPTALVLVRNAKGSHTSCRVLLDSGSELSYISERCVQALGLARLPSRILVSGTSSIKAETTRGCSALDIQSRISEHTMKVGAHVPSKITSTLARHNINASALKAFDGLDLADSDYQSLAPVDILLGSDCVWTVFTGKKLFDSQGKIIAISTIFGRVITSFVTTGSSSTTTMHTAIDINASLRRFWELEDGNQ